The Haloplanus salinarum genome includes a region encoding these proteins:
- a CDS encoding 5-formyltetrahydrofolate cyclo-ligase produces the protein MIDEPSIRNEVRERVWSQLREVARPDSRFAWDFGEFIADYVGSETGADRLLELADDHDCGTWLVTPDNNLDPLRERLIERSIPFLMPTYGIRRGFLSLDPADVPDGQAAFAATLDGMTRFADRVPLETLEADHPSLDIMVTGASFVTPDGLRMGKGHGFFDLEWAMLRRVGLATADTLVVAAVHDVQLLPEADAPSGMVADHDTVVDHVVTPTRTHRVEGERQKPSGIRWPLLTEAEIRSIPPLETLWHRDGRPTTDDA, from the coding sequence ATGATCGACGAGCCGTCGATCCGGAACGAAGTCCGCGAACGGGTCTGGTCGCAGCTCCGCGAGGTGGCACGCCCCGACTCGCGGTTCGCCTGGGACTTCGGCGAGTTTATCGCCGACTACGTGGGGAGCGAGACGGGCGCCGACCGGCTCCTCGAACTCGCCGACGACCACGACTGCGGGACGTGGCTCGTGACGCCGGACAACAACCTCGACCCGCTCCGGGAACGCCTGATCGAGCGGTCGATACCCTTCCTCATGCCCACCTACGGCATCCGGCGTGGCTTCCTCTCGCTCGATCCGGCCGACGTCCCGGACGGGCAGGCCGCCTTCGCGGCCACGCTCGACGGGATGACCCGCTTCGCCGATCGGGTCCCGCTCGAAACGCTCGAAGCCGACCACCCGTCGCTCGACATCATGGTCACCGGGGCGAGTTTCGTGACCCCGGACGGACTCCGGATGGGCAAGGGCCACGGCTTCTTCGACCTGGAGTGGGCGATGCTGCGACGGGTGGGTCTCGCGACGGCGGACACCCTCGTCGTCGCCGCCGTCCACGACGTCCAGTTGCTCCCCGAGGCGGACGCCCCGTCGGGGATGGTCGCCGACCACGACACCGTCGTCGATCACGTGGTCACGCCGACCCGTACCCACCGGGTCGAGGGTGAACGACAGAAACCGTCGGGCATCCGCTGGCCGTTGCTCACCGAGGCCGAGATCCGGTCGATCCCCCCGCTGGAGACGCTCTGGCACCGGGACGGTCGGCCGACGACGGACGACGCCTGA
- a CDS encoding type II/IV secretion system ATPase subunit: MSDGPTLSIGGADDGAVPAPRPPDDAEAWYASDVVDQYEVSPGVVATVRETDDEFAYAVREPGLGPEDRAAMERIREHFTVVNRRRPLTREGAAERAAAGFEPKYRRALDRLIDASPAAWRRLTYHALCELRLLGASTPLALDDRIEVVDVGRADDRVVVHTEDYAPAHTDFDADARFVDRVAGERLRRYTVDFAGFDVDVVIYREHLLGSDQVSTKYAVLEPDLLPGDEQLIEECKERIWEANVEDVVEDRHAFVRERAREFLSRRLTARNTRAWVAATKYRLTTALAEYGLAVPPVDSRYATDRLDDLVYYVLRDYVGHGVLTVPIRDPSLEDVEANRVDERVKVIPRADELPVGRVPTNLAFDDETAFVNVVTQLAASDGTELSASRPSAKVNLEPPGVEETIRCAVALPVISEDGPHVSIRKQAGDPMTPVDLIERDAISTELVTLLWMLYESHGVVLFSGPTGVGKTTLMNAHMPFVPYDDRPVSIDEGSREVRLPHETGISLTTRDHENEYKRVSMARLMTETNYLNPDVEVIAEINTPASFETFGETLNTGHGVIGTTHAEDVETLINRVIEQGLAPYLLREIDLVVFPHHVDGDRYVAEAVELLSEREYEALDAGTLPSGAVEKGGRTLYWNVVARRDTDGRFRVDYAHPHLDDGHRSLGFRLFHRLADASDREVEDVETEFHRKHRYVQYLVREGVADFEALFGFVSDLRTDEAATVERATSEATGDD; the protein is encoded by the coding sequence ATGAGTGACGGACCGACGCTCTCGATCGGGGGCGCGGACGACGGCGCGGTCCCCGCGCCGCGACCCCCCGACGACGCCGAGGCGTGGTACGCGTCGGACGTGGTCGACCAGTACGAGGTCTCCCCGGGCGTCGTGGCGACGGTCCGGGAAACCGACGACGAGTTCGCCTACGCGGTCCGCGAACCCGGCCTCGGCCCCGAGGATCGGGCCGCGATGGAGCGCATCCGCGAGCACTTCACGGTCGTCAACCGTCGCCGGCCGTTGACCCGCGAGGGGGCCGCCGAGCGGGCCGCTGCGGGGTTCGAGCCGAAGTACCGCCGGGCGCTCGACCGCCTGATCGACGCCTCGCCCGCCGCGTGGCGCCGGCTCACCTACCACGCGCTCTGTGAACTCCGCCTGCTCGGGGCGTCGACGCCGCTCGCGCTCGACGACCGGATCGAGGTGGTCGACGTCGGGCGGGCGGACGACCGGGTGGTGGTCCACACCGAGGACTACGCCCCCGCTCACACCGACTTCGATGCCGACGCGCGCTTCGTCGACCGGGTCGCCGGCGAGCGCCTCCGGCGGTACACCGTCGACTTCGCCGGCTTCGACGTCGACGTGGTGATCTACCGCGAACACCTGCTCGGGAGCGACCAGGTCTCGACGAAGTACGCCGTCCTCGAACCCGACCTGCTCCCCGGCGACGAACAACTCATCGAGGAGTGCAAGGAACGGATCTGGGAGGCGAACGTCGAGGACGTGGTCGAGGACCGCCACGCCTTCGTCCGGGAGCGTGCCCGCGAGTTCCTCTCCCGGCGGCTCACCGCCCGGAACACCCGCGCTTGGGTCGCGGCGACGAAATACCGGCTGACGACCGCCCTCGCGGAGTACGGCCTCGCCGTCCCGCCGGTCGACAGTCGCTACGCCACCGACCGCCTCGACGACCTGGTCTACTACGTCCTCCGGGACTACGTCGGCCACGGCGTGCTCACCGTCCCCATCCGCGACCCGTCGCTGGAGGACGTGGAGGCCAACCGCGTCGACGAACGGGTGAAGGTGATCCCCCGGGCCGACGAACTCCCCGTCGGCCGCGTCCCCACGAACCTCGCTTTCGACGACGAGACGGCCTTCGTCAACGTCGTCACCCAGTTGGCGGCGAGCGACGGGACGGAACTCAGTGCGAGTCGCCCGAGCGCGAAGGTGAACCTCGAACCGCCGGGCGTCGAGGAGACGATCCGGTGTGCGGTCGCCCTGCCGGTCATCTCGGAGGACGGCCCGCACGTCTCCATCCGCAAGCAGGCCGGCGACCCCATGACGCCCGTCGACCTGATCGAGCGCGACGCCATCTCCACGGAACTGGTCACCCTCCTCTGGATGCTCTACGAGAGCCACGGCGTCGTCCTCTTCTCCGGGCCGACCGGCGTCGGCAAGACGACGCTCATGAACGCCCACATGCCCTTCGTCCCCTACGACGACCGACCGGTCTCCATCGACGAGGGGAGCCGCGAGGTGCGACTCCCCCACGAGACGGGCATCTCCCTCACGACGCGGGACCACGAGAACGAGTACAAGCGGGTGTCGATGGCCCGGCTGATGACCGAGACCAACTACCTCAACCCCGACGTCGAGGTGATCGCGGAGATCAACACACCCGCCTCCTTCGAGACGTTCGGCGAGACGCTCAACACGGGCCACGGCGTCATCGGCACCACCCACGCCGAGGACGTCGAGACGCTCATCAACCGCGTCATCGAACAGGGACTCGCCCCCTATCTTCTGCGGGAAATCGACCTCGTCGTCTTCCCCCACCACGTCGACGGCGACCGCTACGTCGCCGAGGCGGTCGAACTCCTGAGCGAACGCGAGTACGAGGCCCTCGACGCCGGCACGCTCCCCTCGGGCGCCGTCGAGAAGGGTGGCCGCACCCTCTACTGGAACGTCGTCGCGCGCCGCGACACCGACGGGCGCTTCCGCGTCGACTACGCCCACCCGCACCTCGACGACGGCCACCGGTCGCTCGGGTTCCGCCTCTTTCACCGACTGGCCGACGCGAGCGACCGCGAGGTCGAGGACGTGGAGACGGAGTTCCACCGGAAACACCGGTACGTGCAGTATCTCGTCCGCGAGGGCGTCGCCGACTTCGAGGCCCTGTTCGGCTTCGTCTCGGACCTCCGGACCGACGAGGCGGCGACGGTCGAACGCGCCACGAGCGAGGCGACCGGCGACGACTGA
- a CDS encoding ABC transporter permease, with product MTTAPSDERAATRAGYAALARAVLYRELLVFVRYPANAVGGIVVAVFFFGVLFYGGRMVAGRALTNSIEGIVVGYFLWTLSVGAYSSIANDIGSEVQWGTLERHVTTPFGFTPVALLKGVAKLVRTFLTSAVVLAVMLLLTGTTLHVDVPTVVVVATLGVVSVLGCGLAAGGVTVLYKRVGNWLNLLQFGLIVLVSAPAFDLAWTRALPLVHGSALLQRAMVDGVRLLEFPAADLAILVGVAVAYLGLGYLVFRYTTRRARRLGVLGDY from the coding sequence ATGACCACGGCGCCGTCGGACGAACGGGCGGCGACCCGGGCGGGCTACGCCGCCCTCGCGCGGGCCGTGCTGTACCGGGAACTGCTCGTGTTCGTCCGCTATCCGGCCAACGCCGTCGGCGGCATCGTCGTCGCCGTCTTCTTTTTCGGCGTCCTGTTCTACGGCGGGCGGATGGTCGCCGGCCGCGCGCTCACGAACTCCATCGAGGGTATCGTCGTCGGCTACTTCCTCTGGACGCTCTCGGTCGGCGCTTACTCGTCCATCGCGAACGACATCGGGAGCGAGGTGCAGTGGGGGACGCTCGAACGTCACGTCACGACCCCGTTCGGCTTCACGCCCGTGGCGCTGCTGAAGGGGGTGGCGAAGCTCGTCCGGACCTTCCTCACCTCGGCGGTCGTCCTGGCGGTGATGCTCCTCCTGACCGGGACGACGCTCCACGTCGACGTCCCGACGGTGGTCGTCGTCGCCACGCTCGGTGTCGTCTCGGTGCTGGGGTGTGGCCTCGCCGCCGGGGGCGTGACCGTCCTGTACAAGCGGGTCGGCAACTGGCTGAACCTGCTGCAGTTCGGCCTGATCGTCCTCGTCTCGGCGCCGGCGTTCGACTTGGCGTGGACACGAGCGCTCCCGCTGGTCCACGGGAGCGCCCTCCTCCAGCGGGCGATGGTCGATGGGGTCCGGCTTCTGGAGTTTCCGGCGGCCGACCTCGCGATCCTCGTCGGCGTCGCCGTCGCGTACCTCGGCCTCGGCTACCTCGTGTTCCGGTATACGACCCGGCGGGCGCGGCGCCTCGGCGTCCTCGGCGACTACTGA
- a CDS encoding ABC transporter ATP-binding protein — protein sequence MSAPSDRVTGKEPSVPAVSVDGLRKRFGSGPDAVTAVDGVSFDVERGSIVGLLGPNGAGKTTLIKSILGTVLPDTGAVRIMGVDVHEAPRAAYAHVDAMLEGARNDYWRLTVRENLRYFATVGGVDPDSVADRHDRLLDRLDLTDKADEPVRNLSRGMKQKVSLASVLAGGADVVFLDEPTLGLDVASARTFRAEVRRLAAETGLTVLLSSHDMDVVEAVCDRVIVVADGRIVADDAPGALLRDDDHRLRLASPAFDDDTVRALGDRVAVTRVERLDDGRIEVTVDTEGLYALMDALRRRDVPLTEVRSVDPGLDDVLLDLVDEAERGSGA from the coding sequence GTGAGTGCGCCGAGTGATCGCGTGACGGGGAAGGAGCCGTCCGTTCCCGCCGTGTCCGTCGACGGCCTCCGCAAACGGTTCGGGAGCGGCCCGGACGCGGTGACCGCCGTCGACGGGGTCTCCTTCGACGTCGAACGGGGGTCGATCGTCGGCCTCCTCGGGCCGAACGGGGCGGGAAAGACGACGCTCATCAAGTCCATCCTCGGTACGGTCCTGCCGGACACGGGCGCGGTACGCATCATGGGCGTCGACGTCCACGAGGCGCCGCGGGCGGCGTACGCCCACGTCGACGCGATGCTGGAGGGCGCGCGAAACGACTACTGGCGGCTCACCGTGCGGGAGAACCTCCGCTATTTCGCGACCGTCGGCGGCGTGGATCCGGACTCGGTCGCGGACCGTCACGACCGCCTGCTCGATCGCCTGGATCTGACCGACAAAGCTGACGAACCGGTGCGAAACCTCTCGCGGGGCATGAAACAGAAGGTGTCGCTGGCGAGCGTCCTCGCGGGCGGCGCGGACGTGGTCTTTCTCGACGAGCCGACGCTCGGACTGGACGTGGCGAGCGCCCGGACGTTCCGGGCCGAAGTCCGCCGGCTGGCCGCCGAGACGGGGCTGACGGTGCTGCTCAGCAGCCACGACATGGACGTCGTCGAGGCCGTCTGCGACCGGGTGATCGTCGTCGCCGACGGGCGGATCGTCGCCGACGACGCTCCCGGCGCGTTGCTCCGCGACGACGACCACCGCCTCCGGCTGGCGAGTCCGGCGTTCGACGACGACACCGTGAGGGCCCTCGGCGACCGAGTCGCCGTGACGCGGGTCGAACGTCTCGACGACGGCCGGATCGAGGTGACGGTGGACACCGAGGGACTGTACGCGCTCATGGACGCCCTCCGGCGACGCGACGTGCCGTTGACCGAGGTTCGAAGCGTCGACCCCGGACTCGACGACGTGTTGCTCGACCTCGTCGACGAAGCGGAGCGGGGGTCGGGGGCATGA
- a CDS encoding DUF3179 domain-containing protein: MPTRSRRRFLALVGVSAVAGCTGSASDADPTATAGSGVTETATAGRTAGTDGSHTVPTAAERLVLPMSRTALRENAMSGGPPKDGIPSIDRPTFVGPAEADFLDPGDPVFGVVRDGATKAYPQKILVQHEIINDELGGTPVSVTYCPLTGTVQGFERGETTFGVSGRLINDNLVMYDRATEAWWPQMLATAIPGPWNEDPAAASLREFRLVWTTWERWRRHNPETRVLSTDNEHAKNYARDPYGAYNPRRGYYENDRLLFPPLRVDDRFDKKTVVMGTRTATGAAAFLKETIRSEKLVPGSVGDASVLAVYDPRYDTAYVYRTPEGTTYEYDDGAVVAPDGTGHAPDALPLERVHTFDAMWFAWAGYYPDTNVYA; this comes from the coding sequence ATGCCAACCCGTTCACGACGACGGTTCCTCGCGCTCGTCGGTGTGTCCGCGGTAGCGGGCTGTACCGGGAGCGCCTCGGACGCCGATCCGACGGCGACGGCGGGATCGGGGGTGACCGAGACGGCGACGGCCGGACGCACTGCCGGGACGGACGGGTCCCACACGGTGCCGACGGCTGCCGAACGGCTCGTCCTCCCGATGTCGAGGACGGCGCTCCGGGAGAACGCGATGTCTGGCGGGCCGCCGAAGGACGGCATCCCGTCGATCGACCGGCCGACGTTCGTCGGGCCGGCCGAGGCCGACTTTCTCGACCCGGGCGATCCGGTGTTCGGCGTCGTTCGCGACGGGGCGACGAAGGCGTACCCACAGAAGATCCTCGTTCAACACGAAATCATCAACGACGAACTCGGCGGGACGCCCGTCAGCGTCACCTACTGTCCTCTCACCGGAACCGTACAGGGCTTCGAACGCGGCGAGACGACCTTCGGCGTCTCGGGACGACTCATCAACGACAACCTCGTGATGTACGACCGGGCGACCGAGGCGTGGTGGCCACAGATGCTCGCGACCGCGATCCCCGGCCCGTGGAACGAGGACCCCGCGGCCGCGTCGCTCCGGGAGTTCCGCCTCGTCTGGACGACGTGGGAACGCTGGCGGCGCCACAACCCGGAGACGCGGGTCCTCTCGACGGACAACGAACACGCCAAAAACTACGCACGCGACCCGTACGGCGCCTACAATCCCCGGCGGGGCTACTACGAGAACGATCGGTTGCTGTTTCCACCCCTCCGCGTCGACGACAGGTTCGACAAGAAGACCGTCGTGATGGGGACCCGAACCGCGACGGGGGCGGCCGCGTTCCTGAAAGAGACGATCCGGAGCGAGAAACTCGTCCCGGGGTCGGTCGGCGACGCGTCCGTGCTCGCGGTGTACGATCCCCGCTACGACACGGCGTACGTCTACCGAACCCCCGAGGGGACGACCTACGAGTACGACGACGGGGCGGTGGTCGCGCCGGACGGGACGGGGCACGCACCGGACGCACTCCCGCTCGAACGCGTCCACACGTTCGACGCGATGTGGTTCGCGTGGGCCGGCTACTACCCCGACACGAACGTCTATGCCTGA
- a CDS encoding DUF4188 domain-containing protein, with protein MTDVIPERVTARVDGTFVVFRIGMRINSLWKVHRWLPVFLSMPRMLRELEADPESGLLETQASLGLREQTLTQYWESFEHLESYARDPDAEHLPAWKAFNRRVGEGGDVGIWHETFLVREGEYEAVYNNMPPTGLGAIGELVPASGRHETASGRLGRTDGDGTPVDTGGDRRDST; from the coding sequence ATGACTGACGTCATCCCGGAGCGCGTGACCGCCCGCGTCGACGGCACGTTCGTCGTCTTTCGGATCGGCATGCGGATCAACTCGCTGTGGAAGGTCCACCGGTGGTTGCCGGTGTTTCTGTCCATGCCCCGGATGTTGCGGGAGCTCGAAGCGGACCCGGAGAGCGGCCTGCTCGAAACGCAGGCGAGCCTCGGGCTCCGCGAGCAGACACTGACACAGTACTGGGAGTCCTTCGAGCATCTCGAATCCTACGCCCGTGATCCGGACGCCGAACACCTGCCGGCGTGGAAGGCGTTCAACCGGCGGGTCGGCGAGGGCGGCGACGTGGGCATCTGGCACGAGACGTTCCTCGTCCGCGAGGGGGAGTACGAGGCGGTCTACAACAACATGCCCCCCACCGGCCTCGGGGCAATCGGGGAGTTGGTCCCCGCGTCGGGACGACACGAGACGGCCTCCGGGCGGCTCGGCCGCACCGACGGGGACGGGACGCCGGTCGATACCGGCGGGGATCGGCGCGATTCGACGTGA
- a CDS encoding preprotein translocase subunit Sec61beta: MSGSQGGGGLMSSAGLVRYFDAEDRNAIRIDPKTIVAFGVLFGVLVQVLNVVSL, from the coding sequence ATGAGTGGAAGTCAGGGCGGCGGCGGACTGATGTCGAGTGCGGGGCTCGTCCGCTACTTCGACGCGGAGGACCGCAACGCCATCCGGATCGATCCCAAGACCATCGTCGCGTTCGGCGTCCTCTTCGGCGTGCTGGTGCAGGTGCTGAACGTCGTCTCGCTGTAA
- the pdxT gene encoding pyridoxal 5'-phosphate synthase glutaminase subunit PdxT, with protein MERRIGVVAVQGNVSEHVAAIERAADAVGTAVSVVEIREAGHVPDCDALALPGGESTTISRLLRREGIDAEIVDHVAAGKPVLATCAGLIVASRDARDDRVDTLDVVDATVDRNAFGRQVDSFEAGLDVAGLDDPFHAVFIRAPVVSEVGPDVDVLATWDDRPVAIRDGPVVATSFHPELTDDDRIHRLALFDPLRASASA; from the coding sequence ATGGAACGCAGGATCGGCGTCGTCGCCGTCCAGGGAAACGTGAGCGAACACGTGGCGGCGATCGAACGGGCCGCGGACGCCGTCGGGACCGCCGTCTCAGTCGTGGAGATCCGCGAAGCCGGCCACGTCCCCGACTGTGACGCCCTCGCGCTCCCCGGCGGCGAGTCGACGACCATCTCCCGCCTGCTCCGTCGGGAGGGCATCGACGCCGAAATCGTCGACCACGTCGCCGCCGGCAAGCCCGTCCTCGCGACGTGTGCGGGGTTGATCGTCGCCTCGCGGGACGCCCGCGACGACCGCGTCGACACCCTCGATGTCGTCGACGCCACCGTCGACCGCAACGCCTTCGGCCGACAGGTCGACAGCTTCGAGGCCGGCCTCGACGTCGCCGGCCTCGACGACCCGTTCCACGCCGTCTTCATCCGTGCCCCCGTCGTGAGCGAGGTGGGCCCCGACGTGGACGTGTTGGCGACGTGGGATGACCGTCCGGTGGCGATCCGGGACGGCCCCGTCGTCGCCACTTCGTTTCACCCCGAACTCACCGACGACGACCGCATCCACCGGCTCGCACTCTTCGACCCGCTCCGGGCCTCCGCGTCGGCGTAA
- the hisE gene encoding phosphoribosyl-ATP diphosphatase: MTEADEPEAVLDALFATIEDRRDRLPEDSYTASLFTHEKGENATLEKIGEETTEVVLAAKDGDDPELLAESADLVYHLLVLLAMKGLTVDDLRDELEDRF; this comes from the coding sequence GTGACCGAGGCCGACGAGCCCGAGGCCGTCCTCGACGCGCTCTTCGCCACCATCGAGGACCGCCGCGACCGCCTCCCCGAGGACTCCTACACCGCCTCGCTGTTCACCCACGAGAAAGGCGAGAACGCCACGCTGGAGAAGATCGGCGAGGAGACCACCGAGGTCGTCCTCGCGGCGAAGGACGGCGACGACCCGGAACTGCTCGCCGAGTCCGCCGATCTGGTCTATCACCTCCTCGTCCTGCTGGCGATGAAGGGGTTGACCGTCGACGACCTGCGGGACGAACTCGAAGACCGGTTCTAG
- the npdG gene encoding NADPH-dependent F420 reductase, translating to MRIAILGGTGEIGEGLALRWAYHTDHEVVIGSRDPERARTKAEEYETELSSRGVDRKVNGFENAMAADRARIVVLAVPAYHVSDTVEAVADGLDEGDVLVTPATGMQRDEDGFHYHRPGAGSVTQLAVDAAPEGVSVVGAFHNLAAGRLADLDADLGIDTLLVADDDDAKETVRLLADGIDGLRPLDAGGLANAPEIEALTPLLINVAMHNEGLHDLGVRFD from the coding sequence ATGCGAATCGCGATACTCGGCGGGACGGGCGAAATCGGGGAGGGCCTCGCGCTCCGGTGGGCCTACCACACCGATCACGAAGTCGTCATCGGGTCGCGCGACCCCGAGCGGGCCCGGACCAAGGCCGAGGAGTACGAGACGGAGCTGTCGAGCCGTGGCGTCGACCGGAAGGTGAACGGCTTCGAGAACGCGATGGCGGCCGACCGGGCGCGGATCGTCGTCCTCGCGGTCCCCGCGTACCACGTCAGCGACACGGTCGAGGCGGTCGCCGACGGCCTCGACGAGGGCGACGTGCTCGTCACGCCCGCGACGGGCATGCAACGCGACGAGGACGGCTTCCACTACCACCGCCCCGGCGCCGGGAGCGTGACGCAGTTGGCCGTCGACGCCGCCCCCGAGGGCGTGTCGGTGGTCGGCGCCTTCCACAACCTCGCGGCCGGCCGCCTCGCGGACCTGGACGCCGACCTCGGGATCGACACGCTGCTCGTGGCCGACGACGACGACGCCAAGGAGACGGTCCGCCTGCTCGCGGACGGCATCGACGGCCTCCGCCCGCTCGACGCCGGGGGGCTCGCCAACGCACCCGAAATCGAGGCGCTGACGCCGCTGCTCATCAACGTCGCCATGCACAACGAGGGTCTGCACGACCTCGGGGTCCGCTTCGACTAG
- a CDS encoding TIGR01548 family HAD-type hydrolase: MNADAVVLDIDGVLVDVADSYRRAIVESVDRVYGRTVDDAGVQRFKDAGGFNNDWELTYAAALYVLASEAGYEGDVATFTDAVAAAGGGLDAAESVVRDAPVDDAVFDRWDPERLRETFQALYLGADLYRDLEGGDPPFEARGYINDEPVLVEASTLDALGERFAVGVLTGRPAAEADIALSRVGLSVPDAHRFTMDDWAEGKPHPRALTTLADRLDAERVAFAGDTLDDVRTATNAAAADAERTFHGIGVLTGGLTGEAGRRAFEDAGAAAVVETVNDLPELLERP; this comes from the coding sequence ATGAACGCGGACGCGGTCGTCCTCGACATCGACGGCGTGCTCGTCGACGTGGCGGACTCCTACCGCCGGGCCATCGTCGAGTCCGTCGACCGGGTGTACGGACGGACGGTCGACGACGCCGGAGTACAGCGGTTCAAGGACGCCGGCGGCTTCAACAACGACTGGGAGCTCACGTACGCGGCGGCGCTCTACGTCCTCGCCAGCGAGGCGGGATACGAGGGCGACGTCGCGACGTTTACCGACGCCGTCGCCGCCGCAGGGGGCGGACTCGACGCCGCCGAGTCGGTCGTTCGGGACGCCCCGGTCGACGACGCGGTCTTCGACCGCTGGGATCCCGAGCGGCTGCGCGAGACCTTCCAGGCGCTCTACCTCGGGGCGGATCTGTACCGCGACCTGGAGGGTGGGGACCCGCCCTTCGAGGCCCGCGGCTACATCAACGACGAGCCCGTGCTGGTCGAGGCGTCGACCCTCGACGCGCTCGGGGAGCGGTTCGCGGTCGGGGTCCTGACGGGGCGGCCGGCCGCCGAGGCCGACATCGCCCTCTCGCGGGTCGGCCTCTCGGTGCCCGACGCTCACCGGTTCACGATGGACGACTGGGCCGAAGGAAAACCGCACCCCCGGGCGCTGACGACGCTCGCGGACCGCCTGGACGCGGAGCGGGTGGCCTTCGCGGGCGACACCCTCGACGACGTGCGGACCGCGACGAACGCGGCCGCGGCCGACGCCGAACGGACGTTCCACGGGATCGGCGTCCTCACCGGCGGGTTGACGGGCGAGGCCGGCCGGCGGGCCTTCGAGGACGCGGGCGCCGCCGCGGTGGTGGAGACGGTGAACGACCTGCCCGAACTGCTGGAGCGACCGTGA
- a CDS encoding beta-class carbonic anhydrase — protein sequence MSGDEHDHDHDHESGHHHEYVDAAVDAHDDWARRRRKGIPTDKQLLVVACMDERIPVEGALGIELGDAQIYRNAGGKVTDDVIRSAALTTQFFDTEEIIVVNHTDCGMMSAPDDAVVEGLEAAAGGDLDDVDLDPALPELSIGDAGVADWVRMTDDIDKACAAQVRYLDEHPLVDATVHGYVYEVESGQLRYPGGRIAEEISTRVE from the coding sequence ATGTCCGGCGACGAACACGACCACGACCACGACCACGAATCGGGGCACCACCACGAGTACGTCGACGCCGCCGTCGACGCCCACGACGACTGGGCGCGGCGGCGACGGAAGGGGATTCCGACGGACAAGCAGTTGCTCGTCGTCGCCTGCATGGACGAGCGCATCCCCGTCGAGGGGGCGCTCGGCATCGAGCTCGGCGACGCCCAGATCTACCGCAACGCGGGGGGCAAGGTGACCGACGACGTGATCCGGTCGGCGGCGCTGACGACGCAGTTTTTCGACACCGAGGAGATCATCGTCGTCAACCACACCGACTGCGGGATGATGAGCGCGCCGGACGACGCCGTCGTCGAGGGGCTGGAGGCCGCCGCCGGCGGCGACCTCGACGACGTCGACCTCGACCCCGCACTCCCGGAACTCTCCATCGGCGACGCGGGCGTCGCCGACTGGGTTCGCATGACCGACGATATCGATAAGGCCTGCGCCGCCCAGGTGCGCTATCTCGACGAACACCCGCTGGTCGACGCGACGGTCCACGGCTACGTCTACGAGGTGGAGAGCGGCCAGCTTCGCTACCCCGGCGGCCGGATCGCCGAGGAGATCAGCACCCGCGTCGAGTAG
- a CDS encoding UPF0146 family protein: MTTARAELAARLADYDRLVEVGIGRRPAVAAALVDAGCAVTATDVFDAPVPDGVDFVRDDVVARRDALDGEGPGDPYRVDAVYGLNLPAELQTPVRDVAHAAGADCLFTTLGFEEPTVPVERKRVGRETLYVATPRRR; the protein is encoded by the coding sequence GTGACGACCGCGCGCGCCGAACTCGCCGCCCGCCTCGCCGACTACGACCGCCTCGTCGAGGTAGGGATCGGTCGGCGCCCCGCGGTGGCGGCCGCCCTCGTCGACGCCGGGTGTGCGGTGACCGCGACGGACGTGTTCGACGCCCCCGTCCCCGACGGCGTCGACTTCGTCCGCGACGACGTGGTCGCCCGCCGGGACGCCCTCGACGGCGAGGGTCCGGGCGACCCCTACCGCGTCGACGCCGTCTACGGCCTCAACCTCCCGGCGGAACTCCAGACCCCCGTCCGCGACGTGGCCCACGCCGCCGGCGCCGACTGCCTCTTTACCACCCTCGGCTTCGAGGAGCCGACGGTCCCCGTCGAGCGCAAGCGGGTCGGCCGCGAGACGCTGTACGTCGCGACGCCGCGTCGTAGATAG